One genomic window of Manduca sexta isolate Smith_Timp_Sample1 chromosome 4, JHU_Msex_v1.0, whole genome shotgun sequence includes the following:
- the LOC115450236 gene encoding uncharacterized protein LOC115450236: MVAEATGVSARTVMRIVSEGKVSLHNTGQVTFACPPKARERKKKINIDDAGMGAIRQKIHHFYTVDKTIPSIGRLNAALKKDGTINCGTTYLRELLHKMGYSFKKYESNKYKRPILVEKPIIGERRVTYLRAIRQYRYQNRRIYFLDETSVHCSHNNSKCWQSQSEPKMFEELSKGRRLIIVHCGSREGLVDGALMICRSDIKTGEHGDMTAANFYNWVDKQLKEKLAPNSVIVMNNAPYHSEQIEKKPTISSVKSSIQDWLREHNVDFNPEMTKPELLGLINRNQSGKTYKVDEMLKAAGHIVLRLPPHHPDLNPMQRVWAEVKQNLSTNFPHSTMEEKITILTKLFAEFPADKWRLCNDHVQVVENMYWDNDVNFDNVIDELIIKQENESDSGEGEGSENEEMLYSDEEDNMSE, encoded by the coding sequence ATGGTAGCGGAGGCGACCGGGGTGTCGGCGCGCACCGTCATGCGGATCGTGAGCGAAGGTAAAGTGTCCCTCCACAACACGGGACAGGTGACGTTCGCGTGCCCGCCTAAAGCGCGCGAgaggaaaaagaaaataaacattgacgACGCCGGCATGGGCGCGATCCGACAGAAAATACATCACTTCTATACTGTAGACAAAACGATCCCAAGCATTGGTAGACTGAATGCTGCGTTGAAAAAGGATGGCACCATCAACTGCGGCACCACGTACTTACGAGAACTTTTACACAAAATGGGAtattcgtttaaaaaatatgagtcTAACAAGTACAAACGTCCGATTTTGGTCGAAAAACCCATAATAGGCGAGCGCCGAGTGACGTACTTGAGAGCTATCCGACAGTACAGATATCAGAACCGACGCATATACTTCTTAGACGAAACCTCTGTCCACTGCAGCCACAATAATAGTAAATGTTGGCAATCACAATCCGAACCGAAAATGTTTGAGGAATTATCGAAAGGGCGGCGGTTGATCATCGTGCACTGTGGCAGCAGGGAGGGGCTGGTCGACGGAGCCCTGATGATCTGCAGGTCAGACATCAAGACGGGCGAGCACGGCGACATGACGGCTGCCAACTTCTACAACTGGGTCGACaaacaattaaaagaaaaacttgCTCCTAATTCTGTTATCGTAATGAACAATGCCCCCTATCACAGCGAACAGATTGAGAAGAAACCGACAATATCTAGTGTAAAATCGAGTATTCAGGATTGGCTGCGCGAACACAACGTAGATTTCAATCCAGAAATGACAAAACCTGAACTCCTTGGTCTGATAAACAGAAATCAGTCCGGGAAAACGTACAAGGTGGATGAGATGTTGAAAGCGGCAGGTCACATCGTACTGCGGCTGCCTCCGCACCATCCCGACCTGAACCCGATGCAGCGCGTGTGGGCCGAAGTCAAACAAAATTTATCCACAAACTTTCCTCATTCTACGATGGAGGAGAAAATAACAATCCTTACGAAGTTATTTGCAGAGTTTCCTGCTGATAAATGGCGTTTATGTAATGACCACGTGCAGGTGGTAGAGAACATGTACTGGGACAATGACGTCAACTTCGATAACGTGATAGACGAGCTCATCATCAAGCAGGAGAACGAATCTGATTCTGGAGAAGGGGAAGGCTCGGAAAATGAAGAAATGCTTTATAGCGATGAAGAAGATAATATGTCTGAATAA